One segment of Pleomorphomonas sp. PLEO DNA contains the following:
- a CDS encoding ferric reductase-like transmembrane domain-containing protein: MSKISATLGLFNLLLLAVFAASAIGIAGISSTAGMGLAFTQLTGFLSLGMMAFAAVLSTRQKWLEPSLGGLDKMYRLHKWLGIGALAIAVVHWLVRTGGGHRPPVEAAAAAANAVASTVTAAASAAAPVERVIDPAVAATQTLFPSLMGLAHMIAQPVLFLLIALIAAALVKLIPYRIFQKLHFVMAAVFLVFAFHALVLMRPEYWPTPFGWATVTMAVTGSIASVYSLVRHFIGFPGAEARVVETHYYPELKVLEVDLEVDERWKGHRPGQFAFVVTDLKEGAHPFTIATSWNPANRRIGFIAKELGDFTSGLRREFHKGARVKIEGPYGRFTFDSAKPCQIWIGGGIGITPFVAKMRERAGTPANTQIHLFHTTRQVSEDALNRMRADADAASVDLHVLVSPRDGHLDAKQIMETVADWKDASFWFCGPTGFGAILRKDLVGAGLQPADFHQELFEMR, from the coding sequence AACCTCCTGCTGCTGGCCGTGTTTGCCGCGAGCGCTATCGGCATCGCCGGCATTTCCAGCACGGCCGGCATGGGGCTCGCCTTTACCCAGCTCACCGGCTTTCTGTCGCTTGGCATGATGGCCTTCGCGGCGGTCCTGTCGACCCGGCAAAAGTGGCTCGAACCGAGCTTGGGCGGGCTCGACAAGATGTACCGGCTGCACAAGTGGCTCGGCATCGGCGCGCTGGCCATCGCCGTCGTTCACTGGCTGGTCAGGACCGGCGGCGGTCACCGCCCGCCGGTGGAAGCGGCCGCCGCTGCGGCCAATGCCGTCGCCTCGACCGTTACCGCCGCCGCCAGCGCCGCCGCGCCGGTGGAGCGCGTAATCGACCCGGCCGTCGCCGCCACCCAAACGCTGTTCCCCAGCCTGATGGGCCTGGCCCACATGATCGCCCAGCCCGTGCTGTTCCTGCTGATCGCGCTGATCGCCGCCGCGCTCGTCAAACTCATTCCCTACCGGATCTTCCAGAAGCTGCACTTCGTGATGGCGGCGGTGTTCCTTGTCTTCGCCTTCCACGCGCTGGTGCTGATGCGGCCGGAATACTGGCCCACGCCCTTCGGCTGGGCCACCGTGACGATGGCGGTGACCGGCTCGATCGCCAGCGTCTACTCGCTGGTCCGCCATTTCATCGGCTTCCCCGGCGCCGAGGCGCGGGTGGTCGAAACGCACTACTACCCCGAGCTCAAGGTGCTGGAGGTCGATCTCGAAGTCGACGAGAGGTGGAAGGGCCATCGCCCCGGCCAGTTTGCCTTCGTCGTCACCGACCTCAAGGAAGGCGCCCATCCCTTCACCATCGCCACCTCCTGGAATCCGGCCAATCGCCGCATCGGCTTCATCGCCAAAGAGCTGGGCGACTTCACCTCCGGACTGCGCCGCGAGTTCCACAAGGGCGCCCGCGTTAAAATCGAGGGCCCCTACGGCCGGTTCACCTTCGACAGTGCCAAGCCCTGCCAGATCTGGATCGGCGGCGGCATCGGCATAACGCCCTTCGTTGCCAAGATGCGGGAACGCGCCGGCACCCCCGCCAACACCCAGATCCACCTTTTCCACACCACGCGCCAAGTCTCCGAGGACGCCCTCAACCGGATGCGCGCCGATGCCGACGCCGCCAGCGTGGACCTCCACGTCCTGGTCAGCCCGCGCGACGGCCACCTCGACGCCAAGCAGATCATGGAAACCGTTGCCGACTGGAAGGACGCCAGCTTCTGGTTCTGCGGCCCGACCGGCTTCGGCGCCATCCTGCGCAAGGACCTGGTCGGCGCCGGCCTTCAGCCAGCCGACTTCCACCAGGAACTGTTCGAAATGCGCTGA